The genomic stretch GATCTCTTTTGTCATGATTTTAATACATAACATATGTTAAGACTGATAGATTTCTATAACACAGTCTTCTGGGACAAAGAATTATAAAAATTCACCATCCACTGAGTGAAGAATTTCCTCCCTGTCTTGTTCATAAATGGCAAATCCCCTAACTTGAGACTACATCTTCTGGTTCTGTACCTCTCAGACATGGGGAATGTAATTCTTGTCTCTGGTCTGTCAATCCCTACAGTAACTTTGTACGTTtgaataagatcacttctcattcttcagaGAACATTGGTCCAGTCTGTTCAATCTTTAATGGCTACAGTTCCTGTGGTCCTCTTGTGCCTCAACCTTTACTTGTGCCAACATAGCCAGGACACCAGCTTTTATTTTGATCTATCCTTTGTTTAGTTCCATTATTATCCTACTTTTCCTTGGGTATATACTATCCCTGAGTAAATATTATCAATTATGTATGGGGTCAACTTCCTGTGCTATCCTGTTGGCCTTGATTTCAAAATCATCAATGTCGTCCTACACCTTGTCTAACAACTTGAGGATCGAACAAAAATTTTTCAAACTCCGTTAAGACTGAAATGATCCTGTTTAGCTCCTGCCAAACACTCTCCCACATTAGTACGTAATTCCATCCTTTTCTCAGGTTGAACCCAGTGACCAAAAAAGTCACTGTCATGCTTGACTGAGCTCATATCAATTCTACACTGTGTGTCTGCATCCTATCCTAAAACAATCCttacttttgtttgttttcactttGCTCCCTGTTTgcccaacaggttaatttgaagaTCTTTGCACTTGTATATTTTTCCCTGGTTCTGCTTGCAACACACTTACTCTGGCCTTTTGACTTGGTCCTTCCGTCTATTCTGTACTTCCCTTCCTTCACTGGCAGAAATTCATGTTGACAAATGGTTTTATGAGTGCTTGCAGCTTGCTGTTGTTATCTTCAGGAGACCTGTCCTTGTGTGCCGATCTAAACACGAAGCCCTCAGTTTTTGGTCCGTCATCAAACATGCCCTAGAATTAGATTCAAAGTAGCATCTTACCTGTCCAGAAGAGGATAGAGGTAAAATGTTCACCTGCAACACATCCACCCCACACAATCTAATGTGCTGTAGTCAACCCCATGACCCCTTATACCACATTCCCAACTTAGTGCATACTTCTACAATTTCCCCTTCACCCATCATGCTAACTCAGTGAGTACCCACAAGCAGCTATGTGCATAGGAGAAAAAAAATATATTTCTACATTGGACATTGCACACTGCACTCTTAGAGAAAAGTACATCTATGCATAGAAACATGTGCTGAGATCCTGCACAGTTCCAGGGGTCTACGTACCATCTTCTCTAGAGTTAACAGTCTGAAAGGGCAACTGAACCCAACCCTCAAATGATATCTGGTGCTCACCCCCAAgctgtcctaggatggatatcTGCTGGGGTACCTCAGCTCTCCAAAGGGGTAATCTAGCTATTCAAAAGATATGCACTGAGGACACCTGTGCTGGCCTAGTCTACAGTCAAGGTTCCAGAGACCAGGGACCCCAAAATCTGACCAGTGGAAGCAGTTGTTCGTGTAAGTGTAAATGACCAGCTACATCTGGGAAGAAGGTAAGCATAAACAATAGGCTGACCTTGTGAAAGTGAGAAATGTTGATTTCAGGGACTTGGGATTCCGGACAACTTTCTTGCTTCAGCAGATGTGTCTCTGGTTTAATGAAAATCAAGGCCAGGCTTCAACCATCAAGTTTCAGATGGTGTTATATAGCAATCGGTTACAAAATCCTTCGAGAATACTACAACTTCTTTTCTCTACAAATATCTACTAGCCCATACTTGAAATTGAACTACAAGCAATTGGGACGTTTATGTACATAGCCATTAAGGAAGGTATAACCTAATACAAAAAATAGTTTTCAGTGGATTGACAAACATATGGAAATTAATTTGAGATAGTCATGTTAATTTCTAAGATGCtacatttaaaatgattttctAAACATATTAAATCAtgagtttttatttcatttattatttgACTACAGATTTAACACATGTTCCTTCTTTTCCAGGTATTTCACTACCTGAGTATTGCTATTTTGACTTTCTTTATATTGGAGCTAATTGGTAAATTATATGCCTTCCGTTTGGAATTTTTCTGGCACAAGTTTGAAGTCCTGGATGCGGTTATTGTTATTGTATCTTTCATTCTTGATATTGTCTACATCTCCCGGGAAGATGCTTTTGATGGCGTGGGCTTACTTATACTGCTTCGACTGTGGAGAGTGGCAAGAATAATAAATGGTACGGTTCATAATTGAATATCTTTAAATgggatgatacaaaatttggaaAAGGGAGATGGATTTCTTTTGTCTTGACACCTTAAACAGTTGCATTCAGCCACTAGGGCAGGAAAGCTATATTAATCAGTCAAGAGTTAAACTTTAATGCAAGAATAAACTGACCATTCTGTACATTTAGTAGCATTTCTAACTCACTATAGGAATCCTGATGACTGTGAAGTCACGTGCAGTAAAGAAAGAAACTGAGCTTAAACGTGCAAACAGCCACCTCAACTGGAGAATTGGTGAGCTCCAGAATGAATGCACTCAACTGGTAAGATCATCCACCTTACAAAggtcatttgtttttaaaatagattGTTTCTGACTTGTCAAATTCCTTTTGTAGACACAAGAAGTTGAGAGACTACGTAGATTGCTCCAGGAACACAACATAAATGATCCAATCAAGTAAAATTGCTTTCTGCATAAGTTTTGAATGAAAGCTGAATTTAGAATGGCACTTAATTTTTGTAAACACTCCACCTGAGTCTTTTCAGAATAAGACACAGCTTTTCTTGTGTACCTCAGAAGATATTGGTGTACATGTTCTAACAATGATGTGATACCAAAGAATGATAATCCAGCTTGCTTCCCATAATTcaattttttaattaaaaaagttCATTTGTTCAAATCATCATCCTTGTGTTTATATTCCAGTCTTACCCTCAATAACTAAAAATAATAATTCATTAAGATGACTTATCAGGCAGTTGGTGGCTGGATAAATTTTGTTTGTGATCAAAATCCAATGTTCTTTTGCTTTTCACCTCCTGAATTTGAACTGATTGGAGCCAGGAGTATTTCCGTGCAGTTCACCATGAATGTCACATTCAAGAGGCTACTAGGAAGAGTGCACCCTCAGCAATGTGACCAAGCTTGGAAACAATCAAATCTGACAGTAATTCACCttaaatttgaataaatattttctcCGTAAACACAAACTTAAGTGTCACAAAAGACTAGAATATCTCTTCAGTGCTAAAGATGCTGACTACTTACTAGGGTCGGTAGTAACCATCATTAGCAGCTTCTggtatctgaaatgaaaacaaagtgctggatatactgagcaggtctggcagtgagAACGCGAATCAACATTTAAATTTGAGTCTGACTCTTCAGAATTGAAGAATGATAGAAATAAGTTGAGTTTCTTGCTGTTGTCTGAATATTAACTCAGCTTCACCTTCCTTCAATTCCTAACAAGTCACGTAAAACTCAGCATTAACTCTCTGCTATCTGTGTGTGCTACATGCTGCATTTACTAACTGGGCTGTCAGTGCAGCTTCTGGGATTGATTGTAAACTGTAAGACTATGTGGCTTCCACCTTGGAAgaaaaaaaagatacattttggaAAATTGGTGTCATTGACTGAAGCGAAATCTGTCTCTGTGCACATCCATCTTTGGACGTTACCATAGAGCGAGTGCTGCAAAGATCCACCAGACTGATCATTTGAGAGTCAAGATTGTTGGATAAAGAGAGATTGGGTTGATTTAGCTAGTATTTACTGCAGCTTGATCTGTTGAATCATAAAATTCTGATACTGCTGGACAGACAGACTGGGTGCAGGAATGATGTTTCTTCTAGCTGGGGATCCAGAAAAAGGTATCACAATCTCTGGATGCAAGGTAGGCAatttaggaccaagatgagaAAAATTCATTTTTTTAGAGGGTAGCGaacatgtggaattctctaccactcaATGCTGTGGAGTTTAAgtgactgaatatatttaagaaagaaacagattttttaaaaaattcattaatgggatggggGCATGAAAGGGTATGGGGAACAAGGAGGAGTGTAGCGTTGAGATACAGAATCAGTTATGATCATACAGGACTATTCATATTCCTCGTTTTCTATGCATCTATCTTTACTTTTGGTAAAGTTACATGGTCTTGGCATTCTTGATGGGGGAGGGAGTTGGAGGAGCGATGTTGTCTTGCTTCTTAGCTGTATTTCCTGCTAATATGCAAGCACAGTCCTTGAAGAATTAATAAATAAATGTCACTTACTTCTAAGCAAATGGATTCCAAAAAATGTGTACAGTCTAATACTTTTGAATGTCAAACTGCTTATGTTTATTGACTAGATGATTTGTGAACAGATGCAAAATTAATAACACTTTATATAGTTAGTCAAGATAGAAGTATAAAGACCCTAGTTTTAATTCATTTCAGGTACATATACATACAATAAATTTAtacaaaatgaattttaacaaaTATTCTTTGATCAGAATAGAAGTattgccagagatagtaggaattcccaatgctggagaacctgagataacaaggtgtagagctggatgaacacagcaggccaagcagcatcagacaagaaggaaagctgatgtttcaggtctggacccttcttcagaaatgggggaggggaaggggactcaaataaataggggggggggcgcacagatggaagatggataaaggagtagataggtggagagtagatggccaggtcaaggagaccggaatggagccagtaaatgtgagtgtaactccctacctacagtACCTTTAACTGTCTCCattcctgccttcttgacctgtctgtctcctctccacctgtctgctccttttatccatcttccatctgtctTTGCCCCTCTGAAATATTGccaatttgttttaaatgttagtTTTCTAGATATAGACAGTTGACCTAAGAGAGTTCTGGATATCAATAACTTACATAAAATGAATTCATTTTTCTTGAAATAGATGGTTGAATTACGAAGACAAtcatacactttttaaaatttctttggaAAACTCATAACAATTTTAAGATATAACAAAAGCAGCAATGAATTGTAAAAGTACAAATTAGGTTTAAAAATTCTCCTTGCGTAGAAAGCATCTATTTAAAAGATAGATAAAATAATGGTACCAGACCATTTGCAATACAGTTTAAATACTGCCAAAATCCTTTCATGCTATAAATATTTCAGTCCTTTGTACTCTGCATGTGAATGAATTCAGTGCTGTTAAAAGAATATCTGCTTGTAGTTACAATTCCTATTCTGTAAATGCTGTCGAGTTGGAAATGTATGCTAAAACTTTCTTCAATGTTCAATGTATATACAAAGTCCAAATTATTTGATCATATATCTAGCTAGAAAACATGACACTTGAGGGAATTTCAGCTGAAAAATAGTCAATAACTTTACAAAGCAGACATATTATCAATTTCAGGCTAAAATTTGAATATAAtcctgtccctgtgagcagttcaggacCTTTCACaaaaaaggaaagaagaaatCATAAGGCAATTTGGCATCAATCGTTGGTCTCATTTTGTATCCAGGTTGGGCAGATGCTGACATATCCGTAAAAGTAACAGAGGTAGAAATATGTAAAGTTTTTGCAGATTTCAAAGGGAtctagaaaataaaaaaaacttatagttttaaagtgtaaaACAATGCAAGAGGATCCAGCAGTTTCTGAAAACTGAAATTCAATTTACAGCTTTGTTTATAATGATTTATTTTTCAGCACACATCCTTGCTGCCTGAAGAATTGGGTTTAGCTAAGTtagaatttttaaattcattgatgAGACTTTTTCCAATCAACTCCTTGTGCTTTGTTAGTATAGGAAAGAGTATTTCTTGGTGTAGATAACTTTCATAAGAAAGATATTAATATGGTAGACTTAATCTCTTCAGTTACTTTGCATCATACATTTCCTGGAAATATAAGTGCATTATCTAAAGTATAGGaatattgcaaaatgttcagtatGACTTAACCACCCTACTGTCTGTACTGGTACCTATAAGGATCAATGGACATGTAATCTAAAGACTCCTATTCCCGTAATATCTACCAATAATTGTGTATTTTGCTTGCGTCATTTGACCTCTACAACTGCACGACTTCTGACACTTCTCTAAACTGAGTTCAATTTTTTTGCAATTTTTccaccttttttttccccctggttCATTTAAACGTTCCAGCAACAAACAGTTTTTTCCTCTATTATCAACCAGAGTCAATATTAGTGCAAAGGTTTCCAGGAAATAATTCAGATTAATATAGGTTCCAACTGTTTTAAAAGTAAAGGAATGATTATTGTACCTCTTAAGTCTTCTAACATTGGAGTTTAAAATACTAGCACATCTTTGAAACTGATGTCTTAAGCAATGAACAACTGAATGAGACAAAGTAATATTTTGAATTTATATAAGGCATGATATGAAGTTTTGTCACTGTAAAGAGAAATTCTACAGAGATAGAATATTCTTTAGtaacaaaaggaaaataattgtTATACAGTTTTTGACAATGTTATCAAAAGCTCATTAAGTCTCAAAGTGAGAATAAGTACTCTGAAAGGGACAGGAAGTTGGAACTTGACAATAAGAGTTACCCATGACACAAGGGACAAAAAAAGTCAAAAACACAAGTAATCTAACGGGAATCTTAGCCAACTGTAAACTTAAATCATGACACTGCTGAACGCATTAGTAAGCCTTTGGAGCAAAATGCTGACTTAAGCAATCTTAATATTTGTAATTACTGAAAGTTGTGTCATCACATTTCAAATAATTGCCTTTGTAGTGTACAATGCTTATTTTCTTTCAGTTGGTATTACAGTGTCTTTTAAAATACATAGCATTTTCTTTTAAGACAATCATTGACATACCATAATGCAGGTTTTTCTGATTGTTTGAGTGACATCGACTATTTTAGCCTGTGGATTTATTAAGGATCCATACTTTGTCCACATTACCCTGAGGGCTAGAGACTGAGGAACTTCACAGTCACAACTCTGTAAACAAAGGGTACTTTTATTTTAGTAAGATCTGAATTCAACCAGAACATATTTGTGAAAAGTTGAAATATTTTGAGGCTTACAGCTACCTATGCAAGCACTTCTCTTAAAGCTACATATCCAAAATTCTGATGTAAAAGACTGCTCGTTTGGCCTCACACACATATAACTTGTAATAAAAGCCAACCGTTATGCAAGACACTATAATTCCTTGAATCCAAATCATAAAGTGCTCACTTATTCTGCAGAGTATAAGTAACAGTGCTGACTTTTATCTTGCAATCCCATGCATGTTAGAAAAAAAAGACTAATGATAGAAATGACACAACATGCTTAAACACTCCAAACTTTGCATGCACTTGGCATTACAAAATGGATAGTTCTATTGCTATCATTTTAAATTGTTCGAATAGAACAAAATAAGAGCACAAACAGTCTAACAAAACACGAGCAGGGGTTCAGAACTGTTTTAATCAGTTGGCTGGTGAATTCATCAACACAATCACACTACACACTGTCTCAGCAAATTTGACTACTACAGACGGGGGTAGAATTATAAGAATGGGCCAGATTTTATGATTCAGTATTAGTCTGTAAAAAAGatgagggtggcatggtggctcagtagttagcactgctgctcacaAGGACGttctccttgtctgtgtgggtttcctccaggtgctccagtttcctcccagagtccaaagatgtgcaagttgggtggactaatgttcagggatgtgcaggttagatgggaaatgcaaggttacaaggaaagggtaggtgaatgggtctggatgggatcctgTTCAGAcagaggaagggttaccagacccgaaatgttaactctgattcttttactttacagatgctgcaagatcggctgagtattttcagcaacttctgtttttgttccaaattttaaTTAATACTGGAGATTTAAAAGATTAAATTTGAAATGTATTTGTCTTGAATCCTTCTTAAACAATTCTCTCTTtttattataagataataaaatgtgaggctggatgaacacagcaggcccagcagcatctcaggagcacaaaagctgacgtttcgggcctagacccttcatcagagagggggatggggtgagggttctggaataaatagggagagagggggaggtggaccgaagatggagagaagagaagataggtggagagagtataggtggggaggtagggaggggataggtcagtccagggaagacggacaggtcaaggaggtgggatgaggttagtaggtagatgggggtgcggcttggggtgggaggaagggatgagtgagaggaagaaccggttagggaggcagagacaggttggactgattttgggatgcagtgggtgggggggaagagctgggctggttgtgtggtgcagtggggggaggggacgaactgggctggttgaccttgaccgcgtctcccgtatttcccgcaacacatccctcacaccctgcccccgccacaaccgcccaaagaggatccccctcgttctcacacaccaccctaccaacctccggatacaacgcatcatcctccgacacttccgccatttacattccaaccccaccacccaagacatttttccatccccacccctgtctgctttctggagagacccactctctccgtgactcccttgttcgctccacactgccctccaaccccaccacacccggcaccttcccctgcaaccgcaggaaatgctacacttgcccccacacctcctccctcacccctatcccaggccccaagatgacattccacattaagcagaggttcacctgcacatctgccaatgtggtatactgcatccactgtacccggtgtggcttcctctacattggggaaaccaagcggaggcttggggaccgctttgcagaacacctccgctcactttgcaacaaacaactgcacctcccagtcgcaaaccatttctactccccctcccattctctagatgacatgtccatcatgggcctcctgcagtgccacaatgatgccacccgaaggttgcaggaacagcaactcatattccgcctgggaaccctgcagcctaatggtatcaatgtggacttcaccagtttcaaaatctccccttccccaactgcatccctaaaccagcccagttcgtcccctccacccactgcatcccaaaaccagtccaacctgtctctgcctctctaaccggttcttcctctcacccatcccttcctcccacaccaagccgcacccccatctacctactaacctcatcccacctccttgacctgtccgtcttccctggactgacctatcccctccctacttccccacctacactctctccacctatcttctttactctccatcttcggtccgcctccccctctctccctatttattccagttccctctccccatccccctctctgatgaagggtctaggcccgaaacgtcagctcttgtgctcctgagatgctgcttggcctgctgtgttcatccagcctcacattttattatcttggaattctccagcatctgcagttcccattatctctctctctttttattcctccctttattttgcttttgtatctgATTTGACAATAAATTCAATAATCAAAGGTTCAGATTCTGCACTGCTCAAAAATGTGATTGGTTACGGAGTTATGTATTTATTCTGTCCACAAAAGTCTTAAGGAGGAGGGTAAACAGCCCTTCAAAggctactccaccattcaatagtatGCTTATAAGTCCATTTCTAGGTCTTTCAGAGATTAAAAATGTATCCATTTCAGCTTTGAATAAATGCAACAGCTAAGTAAGCAAATATACTGGAACAGAGAAACTTGAAGATTGCCACCCTCTCAACTGTATTGGTACTGAATGATGCTTTTTGACTCATCGTGTCTGCACCAGCTGTTCAAATGAACGTCATTATATTCTGCCAATCTCCTTTATCCCTAAACTCTTGCATGttatttcaaataatcatccTAGACCCTCTTGAAAGCCTTAGCATGTTTCAGTGAaacaatttttcctcatctcagtctgaaatgccCTATCCCTTATTTTAAAGCTGTTTCCAGGTCCAAGAGTTTCCAAGTTTGAGGAAACAATCTCTCAGAActatcctttcaatgtctcataGTCTAATATGTTTCAAATGAGAATCCCTCTAATGCTTCCAAACATCAGAATATAAGTTAATGCTATCTAATCTCTCCTTAAAAAAACCTTTCATCCTAGAAGTCACTGAAATTTTTATTTCACTCCCAAGGTAACTATATTTCTTATTCAGTACAGAGAATGAAACTGTACACACAACCCAAAGCATGGTCTCACCATACCTACAAATGCATTAGCTCTACCAATAGTTGTCTAAAATTTCCAGTGCAAATGTCCATATAGAGTCAACTTGAAATTGTAGGAAAAACATTTATATGCCAATGATTACAAAATTCAGCTCAAGTGCAAAGAACTGCATTGAGTCTCACTGGAAAATTTAACATACTGATATGGAATGTTACAAATTCACAAATATTCACAATGAATTACAAACCTCCAGAACTGACTGCTCAATTTATTTCACACAATCAGAATCTTGCCCTTAACTTCCCTAATATATTTAATAATTTAATGGATTTGCATATTTGTTGGCCTTTAAACTCAAAACAAAAGTGTTGTTGGATAATTATATACAAGCACTTTTAACAACATGATTTTCGTCAATGTAATGTCAGTTTAGCCTCAGGACTAGAAATTGAACAATTTAAAATCATAGAAGTTACAACAGGACAATAAGTAAGATTCTAATTCATTCCAGTAGTCCTTAGAGATTTTAAATTTGTCAAATTGTACTGATGTCAGTTTTctatatttttttttcttttccatcCCTTCTCTATTCAGCAGCTCTGATTTGAGTCTAATTCGTCCTCCACCACCATGGTACATCTGTTTCTATCCCAGTTGTTAAACTTAATTGCTCATGGAGAAACATTGTTGAGCTGCTATTCATGCACGTCCCAAATGTCCCTGTGTCCCAGCCACACCAATGCAGTTTGTACTGAATACAAATGAACTGAAGGGTGCAGAAATAAAAATCTAACAAGGCATTTTCCTGTAAGATCCAGCCCACACTGCTGTAGGAAATTCCGAGATGAGTCTCTTTCTAAAGAtctgatataaatgacaaaatatttaagaacaaaaatgagaaaagaatagAAGTTACTcaaacaaaattcagtgttttaCTTTTAAAGTATACAGTAGTTTTAAGAGCATTATTATAGCCATAAATTGTCTCAGGATCAACCAAGTTCATTAAACTAATTCCCATACAATTGTCGGCTCCCCTTGAACATGAAGTAGATTTGATAAACTGTCTGTTAGCAGAGAAAaagtcctgaaacattaatttattttctgcaaGTTGAAAGAATATAGTATTTTCTTGCCAGTTATTTTCTAGTGTTTATAAAGTCTTTGAAAACACAGTCTATACAAAAGCTTTTCCAAAGAAGGCAATAaacacctccttaacctgtccatcttccctggagtgacctatcccctccctacctccccacctatactctcctctctacctatcttgttttctctccatcttcggtccgcctctccctctctccctatttattccagttccctctccccatccccctctctgatgaagggtctaggcccgaaacatcagcttttgtgttcctgagatgctgctgggcctgctgtgttcatccagctccacactttgttatcttggattctccagcatctgcagttcccattatcatcaataaacacattcaCTTAACTTGCAACTAAACAGTGAAATCTTCCACTTTTCAACAGCAGTGCTGGGGTTCAGTTATTGAGAAACTGATATGATTAATATTGCAAAATATTACATGTCTGTAGAGAAAGGTTAATGAAGTAGCAATTTTTGCAGCATTTTCATATTTTATTTGTGTAATTACCTGAGCTCTAGAGGTAAATTGCTTGATGGTCACCCAGTCTTTCACATACTGGACTGGAGAATTTCCAAATGATGCCACGATTTGTGGAAAATTTTGACCAATTAACAGATTTCTAATGATT from Stegostoma tigrinum isolate sSteTig4 chromosome 26, sSteTig4.hap1, whole genome shotgun sequence encodes the following:
- the hvcn1 gene encoding voltage-gated hydrogen channel 1, yielding MANFLKYFTTVGDDYQKWQEEESHDDLTDANEESLPSGLTFRDALKWLFNSNNFQIAIVCLVILDALFVLCELLMDLAVIEVDKEKIAPQVFHYLSIAILTFFILELIGKLYAFRLEFFWHKFEVLDAVIVIVSFILDIVYISREDAFDGVGLLILLRLWRVARIINGILMTVKSRAVKKETELKRANSHLNWRIGELQNECTQLTQEVERLRRLLQEHNINDPIK